The Candidatus Obscuribacterales bacterium genome window below encodes:
- the petE gene encoding plastocyanin: MRLIALMSRSLSVMVCTLALVATTFLMMAAPASAETFTVKMGADNGMLAFEPANLTVKAGDTVKWVNNKLPPHNVMFEGDGAKYSHDQLMFSPGEEYAVTFDEAGQFSYYCAPHRGAGMVGKITVE; this comes from the coding sequence ATGAGATTGATTGCGTTGATGTCTAGAAGTTTGAGCGTGATGGTTTGCACCCTCGCGTTGGTTGCTACCACATTCCTGATGATGGCAGCACCTGCGTCTGCAGAAACCTTCACCGTTAAAATGGGCGCTGACAATGGAATGTTGGCGTTTGAACCCGCAAACCTCACCGTTAAGGCTGGGGACACTGTGAAATGGGTCAACAACAAGCTACCTCCCCACAACGTCATGTTTGAGGGCGATGGAGCCAAGTATTCCCATGACCAGTTGATGTTCTCTCCGGGTGAAGAATACGCGGTGACCTTTGATGAAGCCGGTCAGTTCAGCTACTACTGTGCGCCTCACCGGGGTGCTGGTATGGTTGGAAAAATCACGGTTGAATAA
- a CDS encoding VOC family protein produces the protein MAHARFHLAFPVANVADTKTFYADGLGCQVGRETAQSVILNLMGHQLVAHVTEEPIQPQRGIYPRHFGLVFDAEADWEALLERSQRAGLTFYQAPKRRFPGSLLDHRTFFLIDPFQNLLEFKYYCHPEAIFGAAELAEIGDR, from the coding sequence ATGGCCCATGCACGGTTTCATCTTGCCTTTCCCGTGGCCAACGTGGCCGATACCAAAACGTTTTATGCTGACGGCCTCGGCTGCCAGGTGGGTCGCGAGACCGCTCAATCGGTGATTCTTAACCTCATGGGGCATCAACTGGTGGCCCATGTCACCGAGGAGCCGATCCAGCCCCAGCGCGGCATTTATCCTCGCCATTTTGGTCTGGTATTTGATGCCGAAGCAGATTGGGAAGCGCTGCTAGAGCGATCGCAACGGGCAGGACTCACTTTCTACCAAGCTCCCAAGCGGCGCTTCCCTGGCTCCCTGCTCGACCATCGCACCTTTTTCCTGATCGATCCGTTTCAGAACCTGCTGGAATTTAAATACTATTGCCATCCAGAAGCCATCTTCGGCGCGGCGGAGTTGGCAGAAATTGGCGATCGCTAG